A section of the Tenrec ecaudatus isolate mTenEca1 chromosome 10, mTenEca1.hap1, whole genome shotgun sequence genome encodes:
- the CYBC1 gene encoding cytochrome b-245 chaperone 1, which produces MYMQVEVHTGSRLHLKRAPGIRSWSLLVGILSIGLAAAYYSGDSLGWKLFYVTGCLFVAVQNLEEWEEAIFNKGTGKAVLKTASLYKKLLTLCRAGQEQVVVLLSDIRDVNVEEEKVRYFGKGYVVVLRFATGFSHPLTQSTVMGHRSDVEAIANLITSFLELHRPESPGDPSQSSDSEADPGHHS; this is translated from the exons ATGTATATGCAGGTGGAGGTGCACACAGGCTCCCGCCTCCACCTGAAGAGAGCCCCCGGCATCAGGTCCTGGTCTCTTCTTGTTG GGATCCTGTCCATCGGCCTGGCTGCCGCCTACTACAGTGGAG ACAGTCTGGGCTGGAAGCTCTTCTATGTCACTGGCTGCCTCTTCGTGGCGGTGCAGAACTTGGAGGAGTGGGAG GAAGCCATCTTCAACAAGGGCACTGGGAAAGCCGTTCTGAAGACAGCCAGCCTGTACAAGAAGCTTCTGACTCTCTGCAGGGCAGGCCAGGAACAAG TGGTGGTCCTGCTGAGCGACATCCGGGATGTGAATGTCGAGGAGGAGAAGGTCCGATACTTTGGGAAGGGCTACGTGGTTGTGCTACGATTTGCAACAGGCttctcccaccccctcacccagagcacagtcATGGGCCACCGAAG CGATGTGGAAGCCATTGCCAATCTCATCACCAGCTTCCTGGAGCTGCACCGCCCTGAGAGccctggagacccctcccagagtAGCGACAGTGAGGCTGACCCAGGGCACCACAGCTGA